Part of the Oikeobacillus pervagus genome is shown below.
CTTCGCTTCCTTAGCAGCTGCTGCGGTTTCATCCCAAAATGCCGTCTTAAAAGGGGAGGCTCCCTTCTTTGGAAAAAAACATATTATAATTATCGGTTGGAATGAGCGTACAAAAGAATTAATCCAACAATTATCACGATTGAATGACACTCGACAAATTACGTTAATCGATGAAACCCTTGAAGAAAACCTTTGCCAAATGGAGCAGGTTCATTTTGTAAAGGGAACTCCTTTTAAAGATGCCACTTTACATAGAGCCAATCTTAAAGAAGCGGAAATGGTCCTTATTACATCAGACCCCAGTAAAAATGAGCTTTACGCAGATATGGCGAGCATTCTCACACTTGTCGCAATTAAAGGAATTCGTCCTTCCCTTTATACGATCGTAGAAATTTTAACAATGGAACAAATGGAAAATGCTAGACGGGCAGGGGCAGATGAAATTATTCAAACGAATAAACAAGCGAGTTTTGTTATGTTAAATAGCCTGATTGCCAATGGTATGTCCAATACCGTTTTATCGCTTTTGGATCAAATTAAAGGAAGTCATTTAAAAATGATCGATGTAAAAGATGAATGGATTGGAATGAGTTTTCAGCAATTAAATGTTATTTTACTAGAACAACAAATCTTACTGCTAGGGATAAAAAAAGGAGAGGATATGAAAATGAATCCTCCTCCACATGTAAAAGTTCATGGTGTTGACTCACTACTCGTGTTAGCGAATTAATCTTGAAGCATTTCTTCTAA
Proteins encoded:
- a CDS encoding potassium channel family protein, which translates into the protein MQRLYLRFIRWPLFGRVFVMAVFLIVSFGISIHLIEPNTFPTYFEGIWWAVVTTSTVGFGDFAPKSFEGRLMAIVLIFLGVSFLSTYFASLAAAAVSSQNAVLKGEAPFFGKKHIIIIGWNERTKELIQQLSRLNDTRQITLIDETLEENLCQMEQVHFVKGTPFKDATLHRANLKEAEMVLITSDPSKNELYADMASILTLVAIKGIRPSLYTIVEILTMEQMENARRAGADEIIQTNKQASFVMLNSLIANGMSNTVLSLLDQIKGSHLKMIDVKDEWIGMSFQQLNVILLEQQILLLGIKKGEDMKMNPPPHVKVHGVDSLLVLAN